A single region of the Biomaibacter acetigenes genome encodes:
- a CDS encoding deoxycytidylate deaminase, with amino-acid sequence MRPSWDSYFMEIAHVVAKRSTCLRRQVGAVIVKDKRIMTTGYNGAPTGIAHCEEVGCLRDELNIPSGQRHELCRGIHAEQNAIIQAAIWGVGIKGATLYCTTQPCALCAKMLINAGITRIVYEGNYPDTLAMRLLEEAGVEVIPFSVD; translated from the coding sequence ATGAGACCTTCCTGGGACAGTTATTTCATGGAAATAGCCCATGTGGTGGCAAAACGTTCCACCTGCCTTAGAAGGCAGGTGGGGGCCGTCATTGTTAAGGATAAGAGAATAATGACTACCGGGTACAACGGAGCTCCCACCGGTATCGCTCACTGTGAGGAAGTGGGGTGCCTTCGGGATGAATTGAATATACCTTCGGGGCAGCGCCATGAACTCTGCAGGGGCATCCATGCAGAGCAGAACGCTATAATTCAGGCTGCCATCTGGGGTGTCGGCATCAAAGGGGCTACCCTTTACTGTACCACACAGCCCTGTGCGCTCTGTGCGAAAATGCTTATAAACGCAGGAATAACAAGAATAGTGTATGAGGGAAATTATCCCGATACACTCGCAATGAGGCTGCTGGAGGAGGCAGGAGTTGAGGTAATTCCATTTTCCGTTGATTGA
- a CDS encoding xanthine dehydrogenase family protein molybdopterin-binding subunit: MNESYIGKSIPRIESVDKVTGSARYVHDMKLPGMLYARILTSPHAHAKICSIDTSRAEKLPGVKAVLTGPELPYKLGLYLVDKDILAKDKVRYQGEAVAAVAAVSEEIAEEAVRLIKVEYEPLPAVFDPVEALKEDAPLVHEELGSYSFMKGVFNPRPNTNIANHFKLRKGDVEKGFQESYRIFENEFRMPQVQHVPMETHAVIAEWLPSGRINIYTSAQSPFTVRNLMSVAFNIPHSRIHVVIPYVGGGFGGKAGIHLEPLAATLSRKAGGRPVKLVATREEEFNTIPVRQGIIARIKTGVSAEGRILAEDITYYWDAGAYADYGVNIGRASGYSGAGPYDIDNVRIDSYTIYTNHPYGTAYRGFGHVEFFWAIERQMDIIAHEMGIDPYELRMKNLLKPGSITITGEKIRENTGRVDKCLEMVAKEIGWKGSKTEEERKKEFVTGRVKGKGIAVLHKAPAMPTFTSSSAIIKFNEDGSVDVLTSGTDYGQGTYTALAQIAAEVLKMPLEKVHVVWENDTDTGPYDWQTVASRYTFMGGNAVIKAARDLIEQMKKVASAVLRAPEDELEIDNEKVYIKHNPDEYVTYQQLAMGYVYPNGNAIGGPLIGRGSYIAQGLTNLDPETGQGLPAIDWTYGAHGIEIEVDVRTGEIHVKKVVSAFDVGRVINRILCEGQITGGVVQGLGTALLEGYVYNKDGKLLNNSFTDYKIPTAKDIPETLIPLFVETPQLDGPFGARGVAEHPMISVPSALGNALYDALGIDIKELPITSEQVWKKIKNKVTKT; the protein is encoded by the coding sequence ATGAATGAATCATATATCGGTAAAAGTATACCCAGGATCGAGAGCGTCGATAAAGTAACCGGCAGCGCCAGATACGTGCATGACATGAAACTGCCGGGGATGCTCTATGCCAGGATTCTTACAAGTCCCCACGCCCACGCTAAGATTTGCTCCATAGATACCTCCCGGGCTGAAAAACTTCCGGGAGTCAAGGCGGTTCTTACAGGCCCGGAACTTCCATATAAACTGGGGCTTTATCTGGTGGATAAAGATATTCTTGCAAAGGACAAGGTAAGATACCAGGGCGAAGCTGTGGCGGCTGTAGCGGCGGTGAGCGAAGAAATCGCCGAAGAAGCCGTGAGGCTCATTAAAGTGGAATATGAACCCCTGCCCGCGGTGTTTGACCCTGTGGAGGCGTTAAAAGAGGATGCTCCTCTGGTCCATGAAGAACTGGGAAGTTACAGTTTCATGAAAGGAGTATTCAATCCCAGACCCAATACCAACATAGCCAATCATTTTAAGCTCCGGAAGGGTGATGTAGAAAAAGGATTTCAAGAATCTTACAGAATCTTTGAAAATGAATTCCGTATGCCCCAGGTGCAGCACGTGCCTATGGAAACCCATGCAGTAATCGCCGAATGGCTGCCCAGCGGCAGGATTAATATATATACGTCGGCTCAGTCACCTTTTACCGTCAGAAACCTCATGAGTGTGGCTTTCAATATTCCCCATTCCAGAATTCATGTAGTGATTCCGTATGTAGGTGGAGGATTTGGCGGCAAGGCGGGAATTCATCTGGAACCTCTGGCTGCCACTCTTTCCAGAAAAGCCGGCGGCAGGCCGGTGAAACTGGTAGCCACCAGGGAGGAAGAATTCAATACCATACCGGTGCGCCAGGGAATCATTGCCAGGATAAAAACCGGGGTGTCAGCGGAAGGAAGAATTCTGGCAGAAGACATAACATATTACTGGGATGCCGGAGCCTATGCTGACTACGGTGTAAACATCGGAAGGGCTTCGGGATATTCCGGCGCGGGCCCTTATGATATAGACAATGTCAGGATAGATTCCTACACCATATATACGAACCATCCTTATGGTACGGCATACCGGGGATTTGGCCATGTAGAATTTTTCTGGGCTATAGAAAGGCAGATGGATATTATAGCCCATGAAATGGGCATTGACCCCTATGAACTGCGGATGAAAAACCTGCTGAAGCCCGGTTCCATCACCATCACCGGGGAAAAGATAAGAGAAAATACCGGGCGTGTCGACAAATGCCTGGAGATGGTGGCAAAGGAGATTGGTTGGAAAGGCAGTAAAACCGAAGAAGAGCGTAAAAAGGAATTTGTCACCGGCAGAGTGAAAGGCAAAGGGATAGCCGTGCTTCACAAGGCCCCGGCCATGCCTACATTTACATCATCATCGGCCATTATCAAATTCAACGAAGATGGTTCTGTGGATGTGCTTACATCGGGGACGGATTACGGCCAGGGGACATACACGGCCCTTGCCCAGATTGCGGCTGAAGTCTTAAAAATGCCCCTGGAAAAAGTCCACGTGGTATGGGAAAACGACACCGACACCGGGCCCTATGACTGGCAGACCGTGGCCAGCAGATATACTTTTATGGGGGGCAATGCTGTCATAAAAGCCGCCAGGGATTTGATAGAACAGATGAAAAAGGTGGCCTCGGCGGTGCTCAGAGCCCCGGAAGATGAACTGGAAATAGACAATGAGAAGGTGTATATCAAGCATAATCCCGATGAGTACGTGACCTATCAGCAGTTGGCCATGGGCTATGTGTATCCAAACGGCAATGCCATAGGAGGACCGCTCATAGGGAGGGGAAGCTATATTGCTCAGGGTCTTACCAATCTTGACCCGGAAACCGGCCAGGGGCTACCTGCCATAGACTGGACCTATGGTGCCCATGGAATAGAAATCGAAGTGGATGTCAGGACCGGTGAAATCCATGTCAAAAAGGTGGTTTCCGCCTTTGACGTGGGCCGAGTGATAAACAGGATTTTGTGCGAAGGCCAGATTACCGGTGGAGTGGTCCAGGGCCTCGGAACCGCCCTGCTGGAAGGCTATGTCTACAATAAAGATGGAAAATTATTGAACAATTCCTTTACCGATTACAAGATACCCACAGCCAAAGATATTCCGGAAACACTGATACCTCTTTTCGTAGAAACCCCCCAGCTGGATGGACCCTTCGGAGCCCGGGGTGTGGCCGAACATCCCATGATATCAGTGCCGTCGGCATTAGGTAATGCCCTGTATGATGCTCTGGGCATTGACATTAAAGAACTGCCCATCACTTCCGAACAGGTATGGAAAAAAATAAAAAATAAGGTTACAAAAACTTGA
- the yqeC gene encoding selenium cofactor biosynthesis protein YqeC, with protein sequence MDIVEACELKDREMIAVVGAGGKTALIFRLARELSRAGNKVLISTTTRMFKPLSEQGGPLILDNNPFSAKEKICKAFGQTNMVTLAEQLIEGDKIKGVLSEVLDELFEEGACSYILVEADGSRRKPIKAPGPHEPVVPQKATQVFGVIGMDAIGRTLDEKTVHRPELLSEITGTSMGSMIDCEIIARLILSPRGLFKNAGLFSKKILVLNKAEDFILLDKARQIASKVRTKLAEALRGDAGKCCEKEGDSSQKSKLFIGKILITSLLEEDPIIEIW encoded by the coding sequence ATGGATATTGTAGAGGCCTGTGAATTAAAGGACAGGGAAATGATAGCAGTGGTAGGGGCGGGCGGAAAGACAGCTCTGATTTTCCGTCTGGCAAGAGAATTGAGCAGGGCCGGCAATAAAGTTCTTATATCCACCACTACCAGGATGTTCAAACCACTGTCGGAACAGGGAGGTCCCCTGATTCTCGACAATAATCCGTTTTCTGCGAAAGAAAAAATATGTAAAGCTTTCGGACAGACAAATATGGTCACCCTGGCGGAGCAGTTAATAGAAGGCGACAAAATAAAGGGCGTTTTGTCGGAGGTGCTGGATGAACTTTTTGAAGAGGGGGCTTGCAGCTACATCCTTGTGGAAGCCGATGGTTCCAGAAGAAAGCCCATTAAGGCTCCGGGACCTCACGAGCCAGTGGTGCCGCAAAAAGCCACGCAGGTGTTTGGGGTTATCGGAATGGATGCGATAGGAAGAACCCTGGATGAGAAAACCGTTCACAGGCCAGAACTGCTATCGGAGATCACCGGCACATCCATGGGTTCCATGATAGATTGTGAAATCATTGCAAGGTTAATATTGAGTCCCCGGGGACTTTTTAAAAATGCCGGACTATTCTCTAAAAAGATCCTGGTGCTAAACAAGGCCGAAGATTTTATATTGCTTGATAAAGCCAGACAGATTGCATCAAAAGTGCGGACAAAGCTTGCTGAAGCCCTTCGGGGAGATGCCGGGAAATGTTGTGAAAAAGAAGGAGATTCAAGCCAGAAATCGAAATTATTTATCGGTAAAATTCTCATCACATCCCTTTTGGAGGAAGATCCTATTATTGAAATCTGGTAG
- a CDS encoding XdhC family protein yields MADVKKGPINIFEEVLKAQREGKSFALVTVIKAEGSVPRHDAAKMLVFDDGSAIGTVGGGLVEARAIEEARSAIREGRSHLAAYTLNQSKAGGLPMLCGGDVELFIEVFKSRPHVIIAGGGHVGKALADMAVMTGCKVTVIDDRPEWANRQRFPEVDDILVEEDMARALSGCEIDRGTSIVIVTRGHRQDKMMLEAALKTDAGYIGMIGSRKKVADVFAQLRSEGMEEALLRKVYAPIGLDLGAETPEEIALSILAEIMMVRNGTTGVSLSKKGGAGS; encoded by the coding sequence ATGGCAGACGTAAAAAAAGGTCCCATAAATATTTTCGAGGAGGTTTTAAAAGCCCAGCGGGAAGGCAAGTCTTTTGCCCTGGTTACGGTGATAAAGGCCGAGGGTTCCGTACCTCGCCATGATGCGGCCAAAATGCTGGTGTTTGACGATGGGAGCGCCATCGGCACCGTGGGCGGAGGTCTGGTGGAGGCCAGAGCCATCGAAGAAGCAAGATCAGCCATCAGAGAAGGCAGATCCCATCTTGCCGCATACACTTTAAACCAGAGCAAGGCCGGCGGGCTTCCCATGCTCTGCGGAGGTGATGTGGAACTCTTCATTGAGGTTTTTAAGTCCCGGCCCCATGTCATCATAGCCGGAGGTGGCCATGTGGGAAAAGCCCTGGCGGATATGGCGGTCATGACGGGCTGCAAAGTGACGGTAATCGACGATAGGCCGGAATGGGCCAACCGTCAGAGGTTTCCGGAAGTGGACGATATCCTGGTGGAGGAAGACATGGCCAGGGCACTGTCAGGCTGCGAGATAGACCGCGGGACTTCCATAGTCATCGTGACCCGGGGGCACCGCCAGGATAAGATGATGCTGGAGGCAGCATTGAAAACCGATGCCGGTTACATCGGAATGATAGGCAGCAGAAAAAAGGTGGCCGATGTATTTGCACAGCTGAGGAGCGAAGGTATGGAGGAGGCCCTTTTAAGGAAAGTTTACGCACCTATAGGCCTGGACCTGGGCGCTGAAACTCCGGAAGAGATTGCCCTCAGCATACTGGCGGAAATAATGATGGTGAGAAATGGAACTACCGGAGTATCTCTGTCAAAAAAGGGAGGTGCGGGTTCATGA
- the upp gene encoding uracil phosphoribosyltransferase, with the protein MDYGKNVFVFDHPLIQHKLALIRDENTGAKEFRELVEEVAMLMAYEVTRNLPLEEVQIKTPIGPAKARMISGKKLGIIPILRAGLGMVNGMLKLIPAAKVGHIGLYRDPDTLTPVEYYCKLPADVNERELIILDPMLATGGSATMAVDFLKEKGVTSIKLMCLIAAPEGIAAVHKKHPDVEIYTAAVDEKLNSHGYIVPGLGDAGDRLFGTK; encoded by the coding sequence ATGGATTATGGGAAAAATGTTTTTGTTTTTGACCATCCTCTGATTCAGCATAAGCTTGCCCTTATCCGGGATGAAAACACCGGAGCTAAAGAATTCAGGGAACTGGTGGAAGAAGTGGCAATGCTCATGGCCTATGAAGTTACCCGGAACCTCCCCCTGGAGGAAGTGCAGATAAAAACTCCCATAGGGCCGGCCAAGGCCAGAATGATATCGGGCAAGAAGCTGGGAATTATACCCATACTCAGGGCGGGCCTGGGTATGGTGAACGGCATGTTGAAATTAATCCCTGCCGCCAAAGTCGGCCACATAGGCCTTTACAGGGACCCGGACACCCTGACCCCGGTAGAATATTACTGCAAGCTGCCTGCCGATGTAAACGAGCGCGAGCTCATTATACTGGACCCAATGCTGGCCACCGGAGGTTCAGCCACTATGGCTGTGGACTTCCTGAAGGAAAAAGGTGTCACCAGCATAAAGCTCATGTGCCTCATAGCGGCGCCCGAGGGAATTGCTGCGGTGCATAAAAAACATCCGGATGTGGAGATATATACCGCTGCCGTGGATGAAAAACTTAACTCCCACGGATACATAGTCCCCGGCCTTGGAGATGCCGGCGACAGGCTTTTCGGGACCAAGTAG
- a CDS encoding nucleotidyltransferase family protein, with amino-acid sequence MVVYGIILAAGEGRRAGGNKLSRMIDGKPMLYRVLDATCCSTLAGVIMVTGHERAFGEQAAAKYGIPAVFNSGYSEGMSSSLKLGIKSLPEEAEAFAILLGDMPYIKSGIIDSLIDFYHKCGFGIVVPVYKGRRGHPPIISVKYKGEILEVSGDMGARQVINNHPEDTSYLEIDDSGIIEDVDYLCQFKPYEYK; translated from the coding sequence ATGGTGGTATATGGCATAATACTTGCTGCCGGGGAGGGCCGAAGGGCAGGAGGGAACAAACTTTCCAGGATGATAGATGGCAAACCCATGCTGTACCGGGTGCTTGATGCAACCTGCTGCTCCACTTTGGCCGGAGTAATAATGGTAACAGGCCATGAGAGGGCTTTTGGAGAACAGGCTGCGGCAAAATACGGCATACCGGCGGTGTTCAATTCCGGTTACTCCGAAGGGATGAGCTCCTCCCTCAAACTGGGGATAAAAAGCCTCCCGGAGGAGGCAGAGGCTTTTGCCATACTTCTTGGAGATATGCCTTACATAAAAAGCGGCATCATCGACAGCCTTATAGATTTTTACCATAAATGCGGCTTTGGAATTGTGGTTCCTGTCTATAAAGGCCGCAGGGGACATCCGCCCATAATTTCTGTTAAATACAAAGGAGAGATTCTTGAGGTCTCCGGAGATATGGGTGCCAGGCAGGTGATAAACAACCATCCGGAGGACACTTCATACCTTGAGATAGATGATTCAGGGATAATTGAGGATGTGGATTATCTATGCCAGTTCAAGCCTTATGAATATAAATGA
- a CDS encoding glycosyltransferase family 4 protein: MPLYIYAFLTAMVIAYVATPGIIKLAWKIGAIDVPRDSRRVHKKPIPRLGGLAIFIAFAAVGLVTLPLNFSSIKGMLLGGAFIVIIGILDDIYSLPPKVKLLGQVAAAGILLLFGLKVEWVTNPLGGMFYLGKWSIPITLFWVVGITNTLNFIDGLDGLAAGIAAIASITMMLVNLSLHQINAVLVTALLAGAAVGFLPHNFNPARIFMGDTGAMFLGFILSAVAIDGAVKSATAIALIVPILALGLPIFDTAFAILRRFMNGKPIMQADKGHLHHRLMAIGLSQKQAVLFMYFVSLSLGICSIILAKIGMKEAVIALCVVLFTLMFSIRQLNISHEAKKSTHSM; encoded by the coding sequence TTGCCTCTATACATATATGCGTTTTTGACGGCTATGGTCATAGCATATGTGGCCACACCCGGAATTATCAAACTGGCATGGAAAATAGGCGCCATTGACGTGCCCAGGGATAGCAGGAGGGTACACAAAAAGCCCATTCCGAGGCTGGGCGGCCTTGCCATATTTATCGCTTTTGCAGCAGTCGGTCTTGTAACTCTGCCCCTGAACTTTTCTTCGATAAAGGGAATGCTTCTGGGCGGAGCTTTCATAGTAATTATAGGAATCCTGGATGACATTTACAGCCTGCCTCCAAAAGTAAAGCTCTTAGGGCAGGTGGCTGCGGCGGGTATTCTTTTGCTTTTTGGTCTCAAGGTGGAATGGGTAACAAACCCCCTGGGGGGCATGTTTTATCTCGGCAAATGGAGTATACCCATAACTCTTTTCTGGGTGGTGGGCATAACCAACACCCTGAACTTCATCGACGGGCTGGACGGCCTGGCGGCAGGAATAGCCGCCATAGCGTCCATCACTATGATGCTGGTCAACCTCAGCCTCCACCAGATTAACGCGGTGCTGGTAACAGCCCTGCTGGCAGGAGCTGCGGTGGGATTTTTGCCGCACAATTTCAACCCTGCCAGGATTTTCATGGGAGATACCGGAGCCATGTTTCTGGGATTTATACTTTCTGCGGTAGCCATTGACGGAGCTGTGAAAAGTGCAACGGCCATAGCGCTGATAGTTCCGATCCTGGCCCTGGGGCTGCCCATATTTGATACCGCTTTTGCCATACTGCGCCGTTTTATGAACGGAAAGCCCATCATGCAGGCCGACAAGGGACACCTGCACCACAGGCTTATGGCTATTGGACTTTCCCAGAAGCAGGCGGTCTTATTCATGTATTTTGTCAGCCTTTCACTGGGAATATGCTCCATAATACTGGCAAAGATAGGAATGAAGGAAGCTGTGATAGCCCTCTGTGTAGTGCTTTTTACATTGATGTTTTCCATAAGACAGCTCAATATTTCCCATGAAGCCAAAAAATCCACACACAGCATGTAA
- a CDS encoding (2Fe-2S)-binding protein, with protein MKRDITLSVNGESYSVNVEENRTLLSVLREELALTGTKEGCGAGECGACTVLFDGKAVNSCLVLAVEADGHEITTIEGLAKDGKLHPVQEAFIKHQGVQCGFCTPGMIMSAKALLDRNPNPTEEEIKEAIAGNLCRCTGYYPIIEAIKEVAQRGEHR; from the coding sequence ATGAAAAGGGATATAACACTTTCCGTAAATGGAGAAAGTTACAGCGTCAACGTTGAAGAAAACAGGACCCTTCTGTCGGTTCTGCGGGAAGAACTGGCCCTGACAGGGACAAAGGAAGGCTGCGGAGCGGGAGAATGCGGCGCCTGTACCGTTTTATTTGATGGAAAGGCTGTAAATTCCTGCCTGGTGCTGGCTGTGGAAGCTGATGGGCACGAGATAACCACCATTGAAGGGCTTGCAAAAGACGGTAAACTACACCCTGTTCAGGAGGCTTTTATAAAGCATCAGGGAGTGCAGTGCGGCTTCTGCACTCCGGGCATGATCATGTCAGCCAAGGCCCTTCTTGACAGAAATCCAAACCCCACAGAAGAAGAAATAAAGGAAGCCATAGCCGGCAATCTATGCCGGTGCACCGGCTATTATCCCATTATTGAGGCCATAAAAGAAGTGGCCCAAAGGGGGGAGCATAGATGA
- a CDS encoding uracil-xanthine permease family protein yields MASSQPAVKTQVSGPIRPGDYLPFGQLFILGVQHTFTMFGATVLVPLLTGLSVSVALFTAGIGTWWFHLVTKRKVPIFLGSSFAFIAPVALVVKEMGIPAAQGGIIVAGLLYCVMAALVYFLGPKFMESLLPPVITGPIIMVIGLNLAPVAIGSASKNWLIALIVLAVVAYVNLYIKGFLRLLPVISGIVVGYVISLIAGIVNFQPIVEAKWFAMPDFTWPVFNAAAIGLIAPVAIATMVEHVGDVLAVGATVEQDFVKDPGLHRTLIGDGIGTSLAGIFGGPANTTYSENTGVLALTRVWKPEVMRIAACMAIFLSFIQKLGAAIRTIPEPVIGGISIVLFGMIASIGVRTVVENKVDFKQPRNLLISSVILVIGIGGAIIKIWGGIQFGGMGLAAILGIILNQILPREEAETK; encoded by the coding sequence ATGGCAAGCAGCCAACCGGCTGTCAAAACTCAGGTAAGTGGTCCCATAAGGCCGGGGGATTATTTGCCCTTTGGTCAGCTTTTCATTCTTGGAGTCCAGCATACCTTTACCATGTTTGGTGCGACGGTTCTTGTTCCTTTGTTGACAGGTCTTAGTGTTAGTGTGGCGTTGTTCACTGCAGGCATAGGGACCTGGTGGTTTCATCTGGTTACTAAAAGAAAAGTTCCAATATTCCTGGGTTCATCCTTTGCTTTTATAGCCCCTGTGGCACTGGTGGTAAAAGAGATGGGGATTCCAGCCGCCCAGGGAGGAATCATCGTAGCGGGCTTGCTTTACTGTGTAATGGCTGCGCTGGTCTATTTTCTCGGGCCGAAATTCATGGAATCCCTGCTGCCGCCCGTCATAACCGGTCCCATCATAATGGTTATAGGTTTGAATCTGGCGCCTGTAGCCATAGGTAGCGCCAGCAAAAACTGGTTGATTGCCCTTATAGTGCTGGCGGTAGTAGCTTATGTAAATCTTTATATAAAGGGATTCCTGCGGCTGCTTCCCGTCATCAGCGGTATTGTAGTAGGATATGTCATATCTCTTATTGCAGGTATAGTAAACTTCCAGCCCATCGTGGAAGCCAAATGGTTTGCCATGCCTGATTTTACATGGCCGGTATTCAATGCTGCTGCCATTGGACTTATTGCACCGGTAGCCATTGCCACCATGGTGGAACATGTAGGTGATGTGCTGGCGGTAGGTGCCACGGTGGAACAGGACTTCGTAAAAGACCCCGGCCTTCACAGGACATTGATAGGTGATGGCATCGGCACCTCACTGGCCGGTATTTTCGGCGGTCCTGCTAACACTACCTATTCCGAAAATACCGGAGTTCTTGCCCTGACCCGGGTGTGGAAACCTGAAGTTATGCGAATAGCAGCCTGCATGGCCATATTCCTTTCCTTCATTCAAAAATTGGGGGCAGCAATCCGGACCATTCCGGAACCGGTCATTGGTGGTATATCTATAGTACTCTTCGGTATGATTGCCAGCATCGGTGTCAGAACCGTGGTGGAAAACAAGGTGGATTTCAAACAGCCCAGAAATCTATTAATTTCCAGTGTCATTCTGGTCATAGGCATAGGTGGAGCCATCATTAAGATCTGGGGTGGTATTCAGTTTGGAGGTATGGGCCTTGCTGCCATTCTGGGCATAATTTTAAACCAGATTCTGCCGAGAGAAGAGGCGGAGACGAAATAG
- the wecB gene encoding non-hydrolyzing UDP-N-acetylglucosamine 2-epimerase yields MRKLKVLTIFGTRPEAIKMAPLVQELKRNEFFHCEVAVTAQHRQMLDQVLSLFDVVPDYDLDIMTDRQTLFDITARALTGLKDVLEKSRPDVVLVHGDTTTTFIGALAAFYMHIKVGHVEAGLRTFNKWLPFPEEMNRKLTGSLADLHFSPTDTSRENLLREGVNPDSIFVTGNTVIDALKTTVKKDFIFSTDILNRIDYKKKKVVLVTAHRRENLGEPLKDICRGLLDMVEKNPEVVIVYPVHLNPAVRDVAYSILGGHDRIILLPPLDTDEMHNIMARCYMVMTDSGGLQEEAPSLGKPVLVLRNETERPEAVRAGTVKVVGTDRHRICEEATKLITNKDEYDRMANAVNPYGDGFASKRIAQSLMYFFGMTLQKPEEFVSI; encoded by the coding sequence TTGAGAAAGTTAAAGGTATTGACCATTTTCGGTACAAGACCGGAAGCTATAAAGATGGCACCGCTGGTACAGGAATTAAAAAGGAATGAATTTTTCCATTGTGAAGTGGCAGTCACGGCTCAACACCGGCAGATGCTTGACCAGGTGTTGAGCCTTTTTGATGTGGTGCCGGATTATGACCTCGACATCATGACAGACAGGCAGACATTGTTTGACATCACTGCAAGGGCACTGACCGGATTAAAAGATGTCCTGGAAAAATCCCGTCCTGATGTGGTGCTGGTCCATGGCGACACCACCACCACATTTATAGGAGCTCTGGCGGCATTTTACATGCACATAAAGGTGGGCCATGTAGAGGCGGGTCTCAGGACTTTTAACAAATGGCTGCCCTTCCCCGAGGAGATGAATAGAAAATTGACCGGTTCCCTGGCGGACCTGCATTTTTCGCCTACCGATACTTCCAGGGAGAATCTGCTGAGGGAAGGAGTAAACCCTGACAGTATCTTTGTAACGGGCAACACCGTCATCGATGCACTGAAAACCACAGTGAAAAAGGACTTTATATTTTCAACGGATATTCTCAACCGTATAGATTATAAAAAGAAAAAGGTGGTGCTGGTAACCGCCCACAGAAGGGAAAACCTTGGCGAACCCCTGAAAGACATATGCCGCGGCCTGCTGGACATGGTGGAAAAAAATCCTGAAGTTGTAATAGTTTATCCCGTACATTTAAATCCCGCTGTCAGGGATGTGGCTTACAGCATTCTGGGCGGTCATGACCGCATAATCCTGCTGCCCCCGCTGGACACGGATGAGATGCACAATATTATGGCCAGATGCTACATGGTGATGACCGATTCGGGGGGGCTCCAGGAAGAAGCGCCATCTCTGGGGAAGCCGGTACTGGTTTTGAGAAATGAAACCGAAAGGCCCGAGGCTGTGAGGGCCGGCACCGTGAAAGTTGTCGGCACGGACCGGCACAGGATTTGCGAGGAAGCCACAAAACTGATAACCAATAAAGATGAATATGACAGAATGGCCAATGCGGTAAATCCCTACGGTGACGGTTTTGCGTCAAAGAGGATAGCCCAGAGCCTGATGTATTTTTTTGGTATGACGCTGCAAAAACCCGAGGAATTTGTTTCAATATAG
- a CDS encoding FAD binding domain-containing protein produces the protein MMLRKFIYHRPGSIDEAVKMLGQPNARVLAGGTDIIVSIRNGSMSPSHLVDIKGIKELKNLQISDRELFIGAAVTINELIESREVREKMPLLAEAGATLASHQVRNRATVVGNLCNASPAADMAPALLVLNAAVDARGKNGSREIALKDFFTGVKRNCLLPDEIVTRIRLPLAKGRGRYLKKSRSRGHDLSAVGVAGFYDGTTVRLAVGACAPTPVCCEFDAAGMKYDEILETAREQVKAIINPIDDIRAGKEYRAAIVDIYLERILGDILQQEGDIT, from the coding sequence ATGATGTTAAGAAAGTTTATTTATCACAGGCCCGGAAGCATTGATGAAGCGGTGAAGATGCTGGGGCAGCCGAATGCCAGGGTTTTGGCGGGCGGTACCGATATTATTGTATCTATTAGAAACGGCTCGATGTCCCCTTCACACCTTGTGGACATAAAAGGCATAAAGGAGCTAAAAAATTTACAAATATCCGACAGAGAACTTTTTATTGGGGCTGCCGTTACTATAAACGAACTTATAGAATCCAGGGAAGTCAGGGAAAAGATGCCTCTTCTAGCAGAAGCCGGAGCCACACTGGCATCGCATCAGGTAAGAAACAGGGCTACGGTGGTTGGAAACCTCTGCAATGCATCACCGGCGGCGGACATGGCGCCGGCGCTGTTGGTGCTCAATGCCGCAGTGGATGCGCGTGGGAAAAATGGAAGCAGGGAGATTGCGCTGAAAGATTTTTTTACCGGTGTGAAAAGGAACTGTCTTTTACCCGATGAGATTGTAACGAGGATAAGATTGCCTCTGGCGAAAGGCAGGGGCAGGTATTTGAAAAAGTCCCGCTCAAGAGGACATGACCTTTCGGCCGTGGGAGTTGCGGGATTTTATGATGGTACCACGGTCCGGCTGGCAGTAGGCGCATGTGCGCCCACCCCTGTTTGCTGTGAATTTGACGCGGCAGGGATGAAATATGATGAAATACTGGAAACAGCACGGGAGCAGGTAAAAGCAATAATCAATCCAATAGACGATATACGGGCCGGAAAGGAATACAGGGCTGCCATTGTAGATATTTACCTGGAAAGGATCCTCGGGGATATTTTACAGCAGGAAGGTGATATCACATGA